Proteins encoded in a region of the Armatimonadota bacterium genome:
- the secA gene encoding preprotein translocase subunit SecA: MASLLTRLFGDPDARTIRRLQPLVDAVNALEPEYAALSDEALRAKTAEFKERLSRGETLDDLLPEAFAAVREASRRTIGLRHFDVQLIGGIVLHQGKVAEMKTGEGKTLVATLPVYLNALTGSGVHVVTVNDYLSRRDAGWMGSVYHFLGLSVATIAHEFSGMYDPGYADPQAHADDRLNHFRPITRREAYHADITYGTVNEFGFDYLRDNMALRPEDLVQRDLVYAIVDEVDFILIDEARTPLIISGMVEGSTKKYYDFARVVGRLVPGRDYTVDEKIKTALLTEEGIARVEHLLGVSNLADIEHVDLMHHIQQALRAHACYKRDVDYVVKDGQVIIVDEFTGRLMFGRRYSDGLHQAIEAKENVRIERESQTLASITIQNYFRMYKKLAGMTGTAKTEEEELQKIYNLPVVVIPTHRPMIRIDYPDQVYKTEAGKWKAVVAEIESCYRQGRPVLVGTRSIEKNEQLSEMLQRRGIPHEVLNAKHHEREAQIIAQAGRKGAVTIATNMAGRGVDIILGGNPPDPAEAEIVRSLGGLHVIGTERHEARRIDNQLRGRSGRQGDPGSSRFYIALDDELMRLFAGQRIAGIMDRLGIDEDVPIEHPLVTRQIAAAQKKVEQYHFDIRKHVLEYDDVMNVQRKVIYAERRKVLFGEQVRESILDMVERQIAGLVESYCAGEHREEWDLAGLSEAAAQLIPALAEVSVEGRSREEITETLTRAAFQAYERKEQEVGAEHLREIERLVLLQTIDRKWIDHLYNMDALREGIGLRAYAQVSPLIEYQREGYDLFQQMLAGIQEETVKVLFRLQVEGAAPPARRPPRPVAVGAAPVRVGTPAAGQGGASAAGPVGDGRRKIGRNDPCWCGSGKKYKKCHGKDE; encoded by the coding sequence ATGGCCAGCTTACTGACCCGCCTGTTCGGCGATCCGGACGCGCGGACGATCCGGCGGCTGCAGCCCCTGGTGGACGCCGTCAACGCCCTGGAGCCGGAGTACGCGGCGCTTTCCGACGAGGCCCTGCGCGCCAAGACCGCGGAGTTCAAGGAACGGTTGAGCCGGGGCGAGACGCTGGACGACCTCCTCCCCGAGGCCTTCGCCGCGGTGCGCGAGGCCAGCAGGCGCACCATCGGACTGCGCCATTTCGACGTGCAGCTGATCGGCGGCATCGTCCTGCACCAGGGGAAGGTGGCGGAGATGAAGACCGGCGAGGGCAAGACGCTGGTCGCCACCCTGCCCGTCTACCTCAACGCCCTGACCGGATCCGGCGTGCACGTCGTCACCGTAAACGACTACCTGTCCCGGCGCGACGCCGGCTGGATGGGATCCGTCTACCACTTCCTGGGGCTGTCCGTGGCCACCATCGCCCACGAGTTCAGCGGGATGTACGACCCGGGGTACGCCGACCCCCAGGCCCACGCCGACGACCGGCTCAACCACTTCCGGCCCATCACCCGGCGGGAGGCCTACCACGCCGACATCACCTACGGCACGGTGAACGAGTTCGGTTTCGACTACCTGCGGGACAACATGGCCCTGCGGCCGGAGGATCTGGTCCAGCGCGACCTGGTCTACGCCATCGTGGACGAGGTGGACTTCATCCTCATCGACGAGGCCCGCACGCCCCTGATCATCTCCGGGATGGTCGAGGGGTCCACCAAGAAGTACTACGACTTCGCCCGCGTGGTGGGCCGCCTCGTCCCCGGCCGGGACTACACCGTGGACGAGAAGATCAAGACGGCGCTCCTCACCGAGGAGGGGATCGCCCGGGTGGAGCACCTCCTCGGCGTGAGCAATCTGGCCGACATCGAGCACGTGGACCTGATGCACCACATCCAGCAGGCCCTGCGGGCTCACGCCTGCTACAAACGCGACGTGGACTACGTGGTCAAGGACGGCCAGGTGATCATCGTCGACGAGTTCACCGGCCGGCTGATGTTCGGCCGCCGGTACAGCGACGGATTGCACCAGGCCATCGAGGCCAAGGAAAATGTGCGCATCGAGCGGGAGAGCCAGACCCTGGCCAGCATCACCATCCAGAACTACTTTCGGATGTACAAGAAGCTGGCCGGGATGACCGGGACGGCGAAGACCGAGGAAGAGGAGCTGCAGAAAATCTACAACCTCCCGGTGGTGGTCATCCCTACCCACCGTCCGATGATCCGCATCGATTACCCCGATCAGGTCTACAAGACGGAGGCCGGGAAGTGGAAGGCGGTCGTGGCCGAGATCGAGTCCTGCTACCGGCAGGGCCGGCCCGTACTGGTGGGGACGCGCTCCATCGAGAAGAACGAGCAGCTCAGCGAGATGCTGCAGCGCCGCGGCATTCCCCACGAGGTGCTCAACGCGAAGCACCACGAGCGCGAGGCGCAGATCATCGCCCAGGCCGGGCGCAAGGGCGCGGTGACCATCGCCACCAACATGGCCGGCCGCGGGGTGGACATCATCCTGGGCGGCAACCCGCCCGATCCGGCCGAGGCGGAGATCGTACGGAGCCTGGGCGGGCTGCACGTCATCGGCACCGAGCGCCACGAGGCGCGGCGGATCGACAACCAGCTGCGCGGACGCAGCGGCCGCCAGGGTGACCCTGGGTCGTCCCGCTTCTACATCGCCCTGGACGACGAGCTGATGCGCCTCTTTGCCGGCCAGCGGATCGCCGGCATCATGGACCGGCTGGGCATCGACGAGGATGTGCCCATCGAGCATCCTCTGGTCACGCGGCAGATCGCCGCGGCGCAGAAGAAGGTGGAACAGTATCACTTCGACATCCGCAAGCACGTCCTCGAGTACGACGACGTGATGAACGTCCAGCGCAAGGTCATCTACGCCGAACGCCGCAAGGTGCTCTTCGGCGAACAGGTCCGGGAGAGCATCCTGGACATGGTCGAACGCCAGATCGCCGGGCTGGTGGAGAGCTACTGCGCGGGGGAGCACAGGGAAGAGTGGGACCTGGCCGGGCTGAGCGAGGCCGCGGCCCAGCTCATCCCCGCCCTGGCGGAGGTCTCCGTGGAAGGGCGCAGCCGGGAGGAGATCACGGAGACCCTGACCCGGGCGGCCTTCCAGGCGTACGAACGCAAAGAGCAGGAGGTCGGCGCGGAGCACCTGCGCGAGATCGAGCGGCTGGTCCTGCTGCAGACCATCGACCGCAAGTGGATCGACCACCTGTACAACATGGATGCCCTGCGGGAGGGGATCGGGCTGCGGGCGTACGCCCAGGTCAGCCCGCTGATCGAGTACCAGCGCGAAGGCTACGACCTCTTCCAGCAGATGCTGGCCGGCATCCAGGAAGAGACGGTCAAGGTGCTCTTCCGCCTCCAGGTAGAAGGTGCCGCGCCGCCGGCGCGCCGGCCCCCGCGGCCGGTGGCCGTCGGAGCCGCACCGGTGCGCGTCGGCACGCCCGCCGCCGGCCAGGGCGGCGCTTCCGCCGCCGGCCCCGTCGGGGACGGACGTCGCAAGATCGGCCGCAACGATCCCTGCTGGTGCGGGAGCGGCAAGAAGTACAAGAAGTGTCACGGCAAGGACGAATAG
- the lnt gene encoding apolipoprotein N-acyltransferase, which translates to MLLYAAFPPLDWGLLGWVALAPLLIALRGVPPRRAFVLGGVSGLVAYVGILSWMRVFGVVPWLLLAAYLSLYPGVFAVLWRWIGDGRAPWVGVWSAPLLWSALEYLRSTGVMGFPWALLGLTQWRWPVVIQVASATGVYGLSFFLALVSAAVALAVGRRTVRPLLLPALLVAAVILWGHRHLPPPTAGDLRVAALQPNVPAREKFDPFAAPQHMDRLRTMVEEAGRRGAALVVMPETAVPYNLFGRDGVLREVGGWAARASATMIAGSLEDGISNIAVAIAPSGEAVSRYDKVRLVAFGEYGIRPGRGHDPLRTPLGPVGVAICFESIFPDVSRAFVRHGAEVLAVITNDGWFDGTSGVAQHAAHAVFRAVETGRWVVRAANTGLTMVVDPAGRIRARISPGIPAVLTDAVALAAGETPYTRAGDLFACVALLATAVVSFPRLRAILRPDLHGPAFGRAAAAVGLPLATVWLLVGARPEGVWPGVLLVFVIFLSTRRPLREWGVTVRGFLPALGAGLAVVGLLWMTLVLAFRAYDLPLAAPGAPDGRATLIVRQALVALAIEGWARGVAFVPVAEWLGRPTAAAVGAAAGMLLQRGLGAEAIAWAMITGAAFGLIRARTGNVAGLVVPHLLGNILFSVVAPVR; encoded by the coding sequence GTGCTCCTCTACGCGGCCTTTCCCCCGCTGGATTGGGGCCTGCTGGGCTGGGTGGCCCTGGCCCCGCTGCTGATCGCTCTGCGTGGGGTGCCGCCCCGGCGGGCCTTCGTCCTGGGCGGCGTAAGCGGCCTGGTGGCGTACGTCGGCATCCTCTCCTGGATGCGGGTCTTCGGGGTGGTGCCCTGGCTCCTCCTCGCCGCCTACCTGAGTCTCTACCCTGGTGTCTTTGCCGTCCTGTGGCGCTGGATCGGCGACGGCCGTGCCCCCTGGGTCGGCGTCTGGAGCGCGCCCCTGCTGTGGAGCGCCCTGGAGTACCTGCGCTCCACGGGCGTCATGGGCTTTCCCTGGGCGCTGCTGGGACTGACGCAGTGGCGGTGGCCGGTCGTGATCCAGGTTGCCAGCGCCACCGGAGTCTACGGCCTCTCCTTCTTCCTCGCGCTGGTCTCGGCGGCGGTCGCGCTTGCCGTCGGCCGGCGGACGGTGAGGCCGCTGCTGCTCCCCGCCCTCCTCGTCGCCGCCGTGATCCTGTGGGGCCATCGGCACCTCCCCCCGCCGACGGCCGGCGACCTGCGCGTTGCCGCCCTGCAGCCCAACGTCCCCGCCCGCGAGAAGTTCGATCCGTTCGCCGCGCCGCAGCACATGGACCGTCTGCGCACGATGGTGGAGGAGGCCGGCCGGCGCGGCGCGGCGCTGGTGGTCATGCCCGAGACCGCGGTGCCCTACAACCTCTTTGGCCGCGACGGCGTCCTGCGCGAGGTCGGAGGATGGGCGGCCCGCGCCTCCGCCACGATGATCGCCGGCAGCCTGGAGGACGGGATTTCCAACATCGCGGTGGCGATCGCGCCGTCCGGAGAGGCGGTAAGCCGGTACGACAAGGTCCGTCTGGTCGCCTTCGGGGAGTACGGGATTCGCCCCGGCCGCGGCCATGATCCGCTGCGGACGCCCCTCGGGCCGGTGGGGGTGGCGATCTGCTTCGAATCCATCTTTCCGGACGTCAGCCGGGCCTTCGTTCGTCACGGCGCGGAGGTGCTGGCCGTGATCACCAACGACGGCTGGTTCGACGGGACGTCGGGCGTGGCGCAGCACGCCGCGCACGCCGTGTTCCGGGCGGTGGAGACGGGACGCTGGGTGGTGCGGGCCGCGAACACCGGACTGACGATGGTGGTCGATCCCGCCGGGCGCATCCGGGCCCGGATCAGCCCGGGCATCCCGGCCGTTCTCACCGATGCGGTCGCGCTGGCCGCCGGTGAGACACCGTACACGCGGGCAGGCGATCTGTTCGCCTGTGTCGCGCTCCTCGCTACCGCGGTGGTCTCGTTTCCGCGCCTGCGCGCGATCCTGCGCCCAGACCTGCACGGGCCCGCCTTCGGACGGGCGGCGGCGGCCGTCGGCCTGCCGCTGGCGACGGTCTGGCTCCTCGTTGGAGCGCGGCCGGAGGGGGTGTGGCCCGGCGTGCTGTTGGTCTTCGTCATCTTCCTCTCCACGCGGCGCCCGCTGCGCGAGTGGGGGGTCACGGTGCGGGGATTCCTCCCGGCGCTCGGTGCCGGCCTGGCCGTGGTCGGGCTGCTGTGGATGACGCTGGTGCTGGCGTTCCGGGCCTACGACCTCCCCCTGGCGGCACCGGGCGCGCCGGACGGGCGGGCCACCCTGATCGTTCGCCAGGCCCTCGTCGCGCTGGCCATCGAGGGGTGGGCGCGCGGGGTCGCCTTCGTCCCGGTGGCCGAATGGCTGGGCCGCCCCACGGCGGCGGCCGTGGGTGCGGCGGCCGGAATGCTCCTGCAGCGCGGTCTCGGGGCGGAGGCCATCGCCTGGGCGATGATCACCGGCGCGGCCTTCGGCCTCATCCGCGCCCGAACGGGAAACGTTGCCGGGCTGGTCGTCCCCCATCTGCTGGGAAACATCCTGTTCTCGGTTGTG